A genome region from Pygocentrus nattereri isolate fPygNat1 chromosome 10, fPygNat1.pri, whole genome shotgun sequence includes the following:
- the fosl2 gene encoding fos-related antigen 2 isoform X1 translates to MYQEYSGSSSSASPGQQDSFTSGSPLSASSYQKYRVDMPGSSSAFIPTINAITTSQDLQWMVQPTVITSMSNPYSRSHPYGLPVSSGPGLLGHTALARPGVIRSIGDTRGRRKRDEQLTPEEEEKRRVRRERNKLAAAKCRNRRRELTEMLQGETEKLEEEKADLQKEIETLQKEKDKLEFMLVAHNPVCKLPLDERHQGSLPQQCTPLPLTMRPGLGSRGPLNSLSPVVVKQEPMEDDYEEDEGKSQHSVIKPICLGGGAYCSDGDSLNTPVVAASTPVSTPSNPSLIFTYPSMLEPESPSPSSESCSKAHRRSSSSGDQSSDSLNSPTLLAL, encoded by the exons ATGTACCAGGAGTACTCcgggagcagcagcagcgcctcCCCGGGCCAGCAGGACTCCTTCACAAGCGGGAGCCCCCTCTCAGCCTCCAGCTACCAG AAGTACAGAGTCGACATGCCTGGCTCTAGTAGTGCCTTTATTCCCACCATTAACGCCATAACCACCAGCCAGGACCTGCAGTGGATGGTCCAGCCCACAGTCATCACCTCCATGTCCAACCCGTACTCACGCTCACATCCATACGGCCTGCCTGTGTCCAGCGGCCCTGGACTCCTTGGCCACACCGCCCTTGCACGACCTGGGGTTATCCGCTCCATAGGTGACACTCGCGGACGACGCAAGAGAGATGAGCAG CTGACGccagaggaagaagaaaaaaggagagtgAGACGAGAGAGGAACAAGCTGGCCGCAGCTAAGTGCCGAAATCGGAGGAGAGAGCTGACTGAGATGCTGCAAGGG GAGACTGAAAAGTTGGAGGAGGAGAAAGCTGACCTACAGAAAGAGATCGAGACACTGCAGAAGGAGAAGGACAAGCTGGAGTTCATGCTGGTGGCCCACAACCCGGTCTGCAAGCTGCCTCTAGATGAGCGGCACCAGGGGTCACTTCCCCAGCAGTGCACCCCTCTCCCCTTGACCATGCGTCCCGGCCTGGGTTCGCGGGGCCCGCTTAACAGCCTGAGCCCGGTGGTGGTGAAGCAAGAGCCCATGGAGGATGATTACGAGGAAGATGAGGGCAAGAGCCAGCACTCAGTCATCAAGCCCATCTGCCTGGGCGGGGGCGCTTACTGCTCTGATGGTGACAGCCTAAACACTCCCGTGGTGGCTGCATCCACTCCGGTGTCCACCCCCAGCAACCCCAGCCTCATCTTCACTTACCCCAGCATGCTGGAACCTGAGAGCCCCTCGCCATCCTCAGAGTCATGCTCCAAAGCCCACCggcgcagcagcagcagtggagaCCAGTCGTCAGACTCGCTCAACTCGCCCACCCTGCTGGCTCTCTGA
- the fosl2 gene encoding fos-related antigen 2 isoform X2: protein MPGSSSAFIPTINAITTSQDLQWMVQPTVITSMSNPYSRSHPYGLPVSSGPGLLGHTALARPGVIRSIGDTRGRRKRDEQLTPEEEEKRRVRRERNKLAAAKCRNRRRELTEMLQGETEKLEEEKADLQKEIETLQKEKDKLEFMLVAHNPVCKLPLDERHQGSLPQQCTPLPLTMRPGLGSRGPLNSLSPVVVKQEPMEDDYEEDEGKSQHSVIKPICLGGGAYCSDGDSLNTPVVAASTPVSTPSNPSLIFTYPSMLEPESPSPSSESCSKAHRRSSSSGDQSSDSLNSPTLLAL, encoded by the exons ATGCCTGGCTCTAGTAGTGCCTTTATTCCCACCATTAACGCCATAACCACCAGCCAGGACCTGCAGTGGATGGTCCAGCCCACAGTCATCACCTCCATGTCCAACCCGTACTCACGCTCACATCCATACGGCCTGCCTGTGTCCAGCGGCCCTGGACTCCTTGGCCACACCGCCCTTGCACGACCTGGGGTTATCCGCTCCATAGGTGACACTCGCGGACGACGCAAGAGAGATGAGCAG CTGACGccagaggaagaagaaaaaaggagagtgAGACGAGAGAGGAACAAGCTGGCCGCAGCTAAGTGCCGAAATCGGAGGAGAGAGCTGACTGAGATGCTGCAAGGG GAGACTGAAAAGTTGGAGGAGGAGAAAGCTGACCTACAGAAAGAGATCGAGACACTGCAGAAGGAGAAGGACAAGCTGGAGTTCATGCTGGTGGCCCACAACCCGGTCTGCAAGCTGCCTCTAGATGAGCGGCACCAGGGGTCACTTCCCCAGCAGTGCACCCCTCTCCCCTTGACCATGCGTCCCGGCCTGGGTTCGCGGGGCCCGCTTAACAGCCTGAGCCCGGTGGTGGTGAAGCAAGAGCCCATGGAGGATGATTACGAGGAAGATGAGGGCAAGAGCCAGCACTCAGTCATCAAGCCCATCTGCCTGGGCGGGGGCGCTTACTGCTCTGATGGTGACAGCCTAAACACTCCCGTGGTGGCTGCATCCACTCCGGTGTCCACCCCCAGCAACCCCAGCCTCATCTTCACTTACCCCAGCATGCTGGAACCTGAGAGCCCCTCGCCATCCTCAGAGTCATGCTCCAAAGCCCACCggcgcagcagcagcagtggagaCCAGTCGTCAGACTCGCTCAACTCGCCCACCCTGCTGGCTCTCTGA